GTCCCCAAGTCCTGGCCTGGCAGGAAAATCAGGCCCAGGAGAGGAGACCCCTCTGACCAGGACCAGAGACCCCAGGGCCAGAAGAGAGAATGTCCTGGCATTTGGCTATTCCTGCCTGTCCTACCTCAGCCACCTGAGGCCAGGTTGGGTTGGTGTGGCTGGGATGTGTTTGCATTCAGAGGTAGAGTTATTGGCAAGGCAACATGGCTCAGAAACCTTCAGAGAGAGGTGAGCTCCGCAGAAAGATCCAGGAAGAGGGTAACTACAGGGCACGCATGGAAGGAGAGGAGACCCTGGAGGAGGAAAGAGGTCCCCCATAGGGTTGTCAAGCAAAATACGATGTGCCCCATGAAATTGGCATTTCAGATACACAGCCCTTACTTTTTTAGTATCAGACAACAAAGTGATCCGGCCCCAGCTGTCAACAGTGCTGAGGAGGAGAAGCTGTGACTTATAGCGTTGCATTGTGCTCCTGGTTCACCATTTTGGGGTACTGAGGGTCCATCCTGTTTATGGATGACCCCTGCTAAGGAATGATGAAGCACTTGGCCATTCTGCTAATCTCCCAACCCAGGGTTCATtatcttctcccctcccctgaagtttctttcatttttgtctgTGCACAAGTCCTCACTGGGCCTTTCTTATGGAGAAGAGATGCATTTCGGTGGTCAGAGCATTGGAAAAAAACACCCTGAAGCAGGTGCCACAGACCTGGGTGAATGAGAGGGGCTAGCAGGTTGCTGACAGTAGCCAAGATGGACCGGGGATCCCTGGAGCCAAACAAGGGTGAGAGAGAATTGGTGTAGAAGAGCTAAGAGGCTGGAAGTCTTCAACCCATTGCCCTGAGCTACAGTTTCAAGTCCCAGGAGCCAAGAAGGAACCCCACAGAACTTGGGAGAAGGTTGTAAATACTTCTCTTAGTCTCCCAGAGCCACTGTAACAAACCCCCACAAACCCGATGGCTtaagacaacaggaatttattgtcctCCAGTTGTAGAAGCTAGAAGTTTGAAAGCAAGGTGTCGGCAGAGTCATGATCCCTCGGAAGACTCTAGGGGAGGACGCCTCCTTGCCTTCTCCTAGTTTCTGGTGGTTGCTGtccatccttggtgttccttggcttgtagatacatcaactccctctgcctcctccattttcacatggccttctctgcatcagtctgtgtcttctctcccctttttataaggaccccagtcatattggattagtgcccaccctactccagtgtgacctcatcttaactaatcccaccttcaaagaccctatttccaaataaagtcacagtcatgggaccagggattaggactagAGCATGtctttttaggggacataattcaacccataaccTACACAAAAAGGTCTTAGAATGATTATTGTCTGCCACATGGACATTGCGTAGTAGATATCAGCTTTTAGTGCCCTCCTGTTTTCGTCTGCCTCCTTCCATGCGTATTTTGGGCTCTGGTTTCCTCCTTCAACATGGGTGTTACGGTAGTAGAGGCGGTGGGCCGGGCTGTACCTTTGCAACTTTCAACCCTTGCCTTCCTCCTCATGGAATGCCACAGTCCCAGTTCTGGGCGATTCCTTTTGGTCTAACCCATTTTGAGCCTGGATTTCTCATTTCTGCAACCAAAAGAACCAAACTGCTATGGAGGAAATGGGAACCTCCAGGCAGATTCTTCAAATGGGCTGGAACACCAGGAGCTCCACAAGTTTAACGTTTAAAGACAAGTTTCAACTTTTTCACAGTAAACAAGTGGATAAAATCCATATggacaaattttttaaaacagtctactatatctattatctttattttaggaCTGATAATATATCAGAATGTTACTGAAATATAATTAGGTTTAATGGCATCTATCGTTTGCTGAACGTACTTTAATGACCCAATTATTTAGAATTCTTACATTTTGCACTGAACAACTTAggtgcttctttcttttttttggttagtTTCAAACTTGTTTTACAActtgttttaaattattgttaaatTGTCATGATTTGTTCTTAAATCATCATGATTTGTTCTTAAATTTGTACCTAAAGCTATGAAGAAATATCAGTTTCAAGCTGGTATTTAAAGGCACTTGTCTACGAACAACACAATTCAGATATGAGTGTGCTTTGTTTCCCATAAAATAAGAGTCAGATAGAATATATTTGTCACTgcactttcttctctcttttttcatgtgttttttaagtACTTGAAACTGTTTTAGGTGCGTGTAAGCAACCTGGAAACATGACTGCAACCCACGGATCTGTTAAAATCATCTTGAGGTGAGGTTGtggatgtttaaaaaaattgtggtaacatagatATAACacgaaatttgccattttaaccatcttCAAGTGtcatttcagtggcattaattacattcacaatattgtgcaaccatcaccatgatcCACTACCAAGACTTGTCATCATCCCTAACAGAAATTCTATTCACATTAAGCAGGAACTCCCAATTCCCCCTCCCCTCGGTCCCTGGAAAAACCTGTATTTTAATTTCCAagtctatgaatttgcctgttctagatatttcacgtaagtggaatcatacagaatttgtctttgtgtctggcttccaaGGGGATGATTTTGAAGGGTTAACTGGCTAATGGGGATAAATCCTACAGTGGGGGTTTCTTAAATTGCTCTGATTACTAGTTGAGTCTTCCTGAAAGTGATGCTTCCAGTGTACCCTGACTGCTTCCGGGTGTAGGACTGCTTCCGGGTACAGGACTGCTTCTGGTTGTACGACTGCTTCCGGTTGCAGGACTGCTTCCGGTGTACCCGGAAGTACCAGAATCAGCTCAGCCCCAGGTCACGAGATGCTCTTTCCTTGGAggaatggggagggggtggtCCGCTTGGTACGTGAAGCCTTCCCACCCATTTCTCCTGCTTCTCATGATAAGGAAACACATGCGAGACGTCTGGCGCGATGTCCCCCGCGTAGAGGGTGCGTGTGAAATGCCTGTTTCTCTTATTGTTGTTTCATGCTGGTGTGTTTCCGTCACAGGCTTCTGCGATGACAGCCATCGGTCCTCCCTCTACCCCCGGTGAGTCCCTTTCCTTATCTTCTGCAGTGCCCCAGTGTTGCGGGAAACAGAGCCGGGTATTTGCGGGTGGGGACAGGTTATCCCGGATCCTTCCTACAATAGACAGTGTGGTTTGGTAGAAGAGAGGAAAGCCAGGGGGCCTGGAGAGGCTGGGAGACCAAGGAGCCAGTGGGTGGGAAGGGAGATTACGAGTCCCAGAAACCCAAAGTGTGATGGCTCTGAGGGTAGAGGTACCTGTGGCAACTGAATGGAACCTTCCAGAATTTGGGTCTGGGACCTGCATTGTAGTAGAATTCGTATGCTTTATAAACGTGGGCAGGTattgaaaatatcaaagaactaaaaaaatgGAGGCGATAAGGCCCCTGGCCTTGGTCCTGCCTTTTGCTGGctgtttgttgtgtgtgtgtgtcacttcGAATGGAAGAGGGGCCTCTAGAGCAAGGATTCCGGCATTTGAGGACAGGCCTGGGTCTAGTCTTCACAGTGCCTttctcctcccccagctctgcctGCCCAGGAACCTGTTTTTCCCCAAgaggagagcatggctgctgccTACCTGCCCGCCTGGTCCCAGGTGTGTGGGAACTTCCTCTTTCTCCTGAAAGGCTCCCAGTGTATCACAtcaatgcatgatttttttggggggaggagggggtgcaTTACATCCCTTTATATGGATATACCTAATTTATAAACCAGCCCTTGGGTGGGGAGCATTGTGATTGTTTCCAGTCTTTGCTTCTCCAAACAATGCTGAAGAGATAAGCTCCAGGCATTTTAGAGTAAATCCAACCAATTTGGACGAAATCTGtgggatgcatttttttttttaaatgcaattgcaGTGTTAGGGGTCTGTGCATTTGTAAGTTTGATGGGTGTTGTCTTATTAGCCTCCAAAGAGATTCTACCAGTTTATCCTTCCACCAGCAGTCATGGGAGTTGAGCAGACTACCTGATGAAGGCTTCATTGACTCGATGGTCCCTTCATGAACAGGAATCTATGTGATATTTTAGGACTTAATGACCTTTGACGACGTGGCAGTGGATTTCTCCCAGGAGGAGTGGGCGTTGCTGGACCCAGCCCAGAAAAGCCTGTACAGAGACGTGATGCTGGAGACATACAGGAACCTGGTCTCACTGGGTAAAGtcaccatcattcattcatgtgttcattAACTCAACACATTTATTTAGCAACTGCTGTGTACAAGGAACTATGCTAGGACTTGGGCGTTTATGGGTGAAAAAGACAGACGTGTTCCTGCCTTTGAGAAGCTCACAGTCTACTGGTTTCTCCAGCAGAACAAAGAGCCTGATTTCTTTAGCATGTGATAGTTGAAGCTGCTATTGAAATGCGTGTCTTAACTTAGGCTTGGTTAATTCCTCTTGGGTACTTAATTAGGGCACGTGTGCTTTCTCTGCCCAGGTGAAgatccataattttttttcttaagttttattgtggtagcatatacacaacacaaaatgtcccattttaacttcttttgtgcgtacaattcagtgacattaattacattcacaatattgtaccaCCAACATCCATGACcgaaatatttccatcaccccaaacagaagcgtATCTATTAAGCAAtacctccccattccccacccccaccaagccCCTGGTCACCCCGaatctagtttctgtctctttgaatttgcttattctaggtatttcatataagtgatgttgtataatatctgtccttttgtgtctggcttatttcactcaaaatgatgtcttcaaagatCATGCAGGTTGCAAAAGATCCGTAATTTTTTACCTAGGGAAATAAAATCTTTAGCTTGGTCAATGTGCTGCCTTTCAGAGGTGCTCTTATTTCTTTCAGAAGCTGTGAAGAATCCAAGTGCTGAAACAGGTGTTGAGGGGGGTACATTTTCCTTGGCACACACTTCTGAAGTTACCCATCTTCTCCCATTGGCAGGGTATTCACTGTTTCGACCAATGATGCCTTTCCACTTGAAACAGGGAGAAGCCATGTGGACTATGGATAAAGAAATTCCCCAAGCCTCCTGTTCAGGTGAGAACCAGGCAGACGGGAGTCCTGACAGGGTCGGGGGCAGCACCTTCCCAAGGTGCTGATCTAAGAGATCACCCCTTAAAGGCCAAGGCTATTTGGTTGTATTTTCTTGGATCTTCATTCTCACTTCCAACagctttctctttccatttacAACCTTCTATCACCCCTCTTTGGTGgcagaaaaaagaacatccattTTCTTATTAAATGTGTTTTCTGGTTATATCTCTTATTCCATGGCTTTCTTAATAATCCATTCCCTCTGTCATCCTTACTCTCCCCCTTTGTGGACTAATTTCTTCtacatttgcattttctttgccctcttttccatcatttccttACTCTGTGTGCTGTCCCTCACACACTAATGTACTGATCCGTCTCTCCTTCCTCCATGTCAAAAGCTGAAATTTGACGGTGAATCCACACATGCAGTATATACATTGGAAGCTCTCTTGTCCCGTCATTCTTAAGttagtattttctttcttcaaacatttcccccaccccaccaccaatttATTACAGATTGGGAGACGAGACTGCAAAACCAAGAGTCAACTTACAAGAAGATCATTTTGGGGGAAGAACCATCTGGTGGTATAAATATCATAAGGTTCACCAGAGAAGGTGGGGAATGTGATCAATTTGAGGAGAATCTTGAAGACCCCAAGAGGCTTTTGAGGCCGGTGATGTACATCCAAACAAGGGCATTTTCTCAGGAGAGAGCTTCTACATGGTATGATTTTGGGGGAAACTGTAATTTGAGCTCAAATCTTGGTTTATCACAGAGAAGTTCTACAGGGAAACATTTCCACGAATGTGATCCACATATGGAGAGTTTGGGACCTGATTCATTCTTAAACAGTCATCAAATGGGATATGCAGATCAGAGATTCTGTGAAACTAATGAATGTAGAGAAGCCCTTGGCCAAAATAGTCACCTTATTCAACATGAAAGAACTCATCCAGGAGGGAAATCTTCTGCATATGCTGAAAGTGAGAAATCATTTAATCATAATACGGCTCTTACTGTACATAACAAAATTAATACTGTagagaagccctatgaatgtCACCAGTGTGGGAAAGTCTTCAACCGGAAGCACTCTCTCAGCGAACACCAGAgaattcatacaggagagaaacca
This Choloepus didactylus isolate mChoDid1 chromosome 25 unlocalized genomic scaffold, mChoDid1.pri SUPER_25_unloc1, whole genome shotgun sequence DNA region includes the following protein-coding sequences:
- the ZNF554 gene encoding zinc finger protein 554 isoform X4 codes for the protein MTAIGPPSTPALPAQEPVFPQEESMAAAYLPAWSQDLMTFDDVAVDFSQEEWALLDPAQKSLYRDVMLETYRNLVSLGYSLFRPMMPFHLKQGEAMWTMDKEIPQASCSAEI
- the ZNF554 gene encoding zinc finger protein 554 isoform X1, whose protein sequence is MTAIGPPSTPALPAQEPVFPQEESMAAAYLPAWSQDLMTFDDVAVDFSQEEWALLDPAQKSLYRDVMLETYRNLVSLGYSLFRPMMPFHLKQGEAMWTMDKEIPQASCSDWETRLQNQESTYKKIILGEEPSGGINIIRFTREGGECDQFEENLEDPKRLLRPVMYIQTRAFSQERASTWYDFGGNCNLSSNLGLSQRSSTGKHFHECDPHMESLGPDSFLNSHQMGYADQRFCETNECREALGQNSHLIQHERTHPGGKSSAYAESEKSFNHNTALTVHNKINTVEKPYECHQCGKVFNRKHSLSEHQRIHTGEKPYACQECGRAFTHSSTLTRHLRTHTGEKPYACSECGKAFNRVSSLTQHQRIHTGEKPYKCKDCGKSFCQSSYLILHKRTHTGEKPYECNECGKAFSDRSSLNQHERTHTGENPYECDQCGRAFSQRSSLVRHERTHTGEKPYSCNECGKAFSQSSSLITHQKTHTTQKTYKIIDCGKAFLQSSHLIGF
- the ZNF554 gene encoding zinc finger protein 554 isoform X3, which codes for MTAIGPPSTPALPAQEPVFPQEESMAAAYLPAWSQDLMTFDDVAVDFSQEEWALLDPAQKSLYRDVMLETYRNLVSLGYSLFRPMMPFHLKQGEAMWTMDKEIPQASCSGWTHGNPGMLTGYVCEHIMEGRQGSGGQTRRLNLMLIF
- the ZNF554 gene encoding zinc finger protein 554 isoform X2; this translates as MTFDDVAVDFSQEEWALLDPAQKSLYRDVMLETYRNLVSLGYSLFRPMMPFHLKQGEAMWTMDKEIPQASCSDWETRLQNQESTYKKIILGEEPSGGINIIRFTREGGECDQFEENLEDPKRLLRPVMYIQTRAFSQERASTWYDFGGNCNLSSNLGLSQRSSTGKHFHECDPHMESLGPDSFLNSHQMGYADQRFCETNECREALGQNSHLIQHERTHPGGKSSAYAESEKSFNHNTALTVHNKINTVEKPYECHQCGKVFNRKHSLSEHQRIHTGEKPYACQECGRAFTHSSTLTRHLRTHTGEKPYACSECGKAFNRVSSLTQHQRIHTGEKPYKCKDCGKSFCQSSYLILHKRTHTGEKPYECNECGKAFSDRSSLNQHERTHTGENPYECDQCGRAFSQRSSLVRHERTHTGEKPYSCNECGKAFSQSSSLITHQKTHTTQKTYKIIDCGKAFLQSSHLIGF